The Microbacterium horticulturae genome has a window encoding:
- a CDS encoding ABC transporter substrate-binding protein: MAQAQRRSFRLTRALTAVAAITTAAISLAGCSGNTSDGTEASGDPSGDLQILVSSASASDAAFTAISDAFEKKYPDVKVTLSTVSNDNYPATKSSRLTAGNVDIIVVKNFVEVPDFASDSTSDDVLLAKSGGLVDLTGEPFMKNYTPSVLDTQAIGGKQYAVPTGLSYSTGVYYNKAIFDKYGLEVPTTWSELQKVMSTLKDKGVNPFGIGGKDSWPAGLAMLGAVGSAYPTADDKNALVEGLWKNTVSLTDDKPLSILQKTETIFQNAQPNFAGTGYDDIPAGFAKGDYAMTIDGTWNEPTIESAVNGAFDFGYFPLPTSDDAADNAMLNGKIELQLAVSSGAKNKTAALAWLDFFSDPANYKTFLEKSGFSSAQPDIAATPFLESIAKYTSTFQPAWDTLWIANNKAGQDAVFPFNYPALAPLGPDDASQAAAAAQKAWSAAF, from the coding sequence ATGGCACAGGCACAGAGGCGGTCCTTCCGCCTGACACGAGCACTGACGGCCGTGGCGGCCATCACAACGGCGGCGATCAGCCTCGCCGGATGCTCCGGCAACACATCGGACGGCACCGAGGCATCGGGCGACCCGTCGGGAGACCTTCAGATCCTGGTCTCCAGCGCAAGCGCGTCGGACGCGGCCTTCACCGCGATCTCCGACGCGTTCGAGAAGAAGTATCCCGATGTGAAGGTGACGCTCTCGACGGTGTCGAACGACAACTACCCGGCGACCAAGTCGTCGCGGCTGACGGCCGGCAATGTCGACATCATCGTCGTGAAGAACTTCGTCGAGGTCCCCGACTTCGCGTCCGACTCGACCTCCGACGACGTGCTCCTGGCCAAGTCCGGCGGCCTCGTCGACCTCACCGGCGAACCGTTCATGAAGAACTACACGCCGAGCGTTCTGGACACCCAGGCGATCGGCGGCAAGCAGTACGCCGTCCCCACGGGACTCAGCTATTCGACCGGGGTGTACTACAACAAGGCGATCTTCGACAAGTACGGGCTCGAGGTGCCGACGACCTGGTCTGAGCTGCAGAAGGTGATGAGCACGCTGAAGGACAAGGGCGTCAACCCGTTCGGGATCGGCGGCAAGGACAGCTGGCCGGCGGGTCTGGCGATGCTCGGCGCCGTCGGCAGCGCCTACCCGACCGCCGACGACAAGAACGCCCTCGTCGAAGGACTCTGGAAGAACACCGTGTCGCTCACCGACGACAAACCGTTGAGCATCCTGCAGAAGACCGAGACGATCTTCCAGAACGCGCAGCCGAACTTCGCCGGCACCGGGTACGACGACATCCCCGCCGGATTCGCGAAGGGCGACTACGCGATGACCATCGACGGCACCTGGAACGAGCCGACGATCGAGTCGGCCGTGAACGGCGCGTTCGACTTCGGCTACTTCCCGCTGCCGACCAGCGACGATGCCGCCGACAACGCGATGCTCAACGGCAAGATCGAGCTGCAGCTGGCGGTCTCCTCCGGCGCGAAGAACAAGACCGCCGCGCTCGCATGGCTCGACTTCTTCTCCGACCCGGCGAACTACAAGACGTTCCTGGAGAAGTCCGGGTTCTCATCCGCGCAGCCCGACATCGCCGCGACCCCGTTCCTGGAGTCGATCGCGAAGTACACCAGCACCTTCCAGCCGGCGTGGGACACGCTGTGGATCGCGAACAACAAGGCGGGGCAGGACGCGGTCTTCCCGTTCAACTACCCCGCGCTCGCACCACTCGGCCCTGATGACGCCTCTCAGGCCGCCGCGGCCGCGCAGAAGGCCTGGTCCGCCGCCTTCTGA
- a CDS encoding RidA family protein codes for MTVSQTLADLGIELPDVVPPVAAYIPAVVHGDLVYTSGQLPMSGGALPATGKVGAEVSADDAASYARQSALNAIAAAADAVGGVDRLTGVVKVVGFVASTPDFTGQPGVINGASELLGQVFGEAGRHARSAVAAPVLPLDSPVEVEVIFSFV; via the coding sequence ATGACCGTTTCGCAGACGCTCGCCGACCTGGGCATCGAGCTGCCCGACGTCGTCCCACCCGTGGCGGCGTACATTCCCGCCGTCGTGCACGGTGACCTCGTCTACACCTCCGGCCAGCTGCCGATGTCGGGCGGGGCGCTGCCCGCGACCGGCAAGGTCGGGGCAGAGGTGTCGGCCGACGACGCCGCCTCCTATGCGCGCCAGTCGGCGCTGAACGCTATCGCCGCGGCCGCGGACGCCGTCGGCGGGGTCGACCGACTCACCGGCGTCGTGAAGGTCGTCGGGTTCGTGGCATCCACCCCCGACTTCACCGGCCAGCCCGGCGTCATCAATGGCGCGAGCGAGTTGCTGGGCCAGGTGTTCGGCGAGGCCGGCCGCCATGCACGCTCGGCCGTCGCGGCCCCCGTGCTGCCGCTGGACTCGCCCGTCGAGGTCGAGGTCATCTTCTCGTTCGTATAG
- a CDS encoding DUF4177 domain-containing protein, producing MTAWEYLTTPLVIHNTAAILNNWGKQGWELVQVVPGPEGGLVAYFKRPVADGSSANAGLDAAADAARRFGGN from the coding sequence ATGACCGCCTGGGAATACCTCACCACACCGCTGGTGATCCACAACACCGCCGCCATCCTGAACAACTGGGGCAAGCAGGGCTGGGAGCTCGTGCAGGTCGTCCCCGGCCCCGAGGGCGGTCTCGTCGCCTACTTCAAGCGCCCGGTCGCCGACGGTTCGTCGGCGAATGCGGGATTGGATGCCGCGGCCGACGCCGCGCGTCGGTTCGGGGGGAACTGA
- a CDS encoding transglycosylase domain-containing protein → MPHSKRKASGVLGGVLGLIGLSAVAGVLITATVTPAVAVTSAAATGAIDMFNNLPSVLQIDKLILPSKIYYTDDKGKNTLMATYYDQNRSPVTFKQVNTVMYDALLSSEDPRYYEHGGIDLIGTTRALISNIKGGSQTQGGSSISQQYVKNVQLNKCYWSATTDKELNACWLKASDSSGADGYERKLQEMRYAISLEQKYSKNDILVGYLNLANFGGTTYGIEAAAWHYFGVHAKDLNLSQASTLAGMVQNPNTYRIDMEGGSVTDSDGNGVNSKKDGYKLTKQRQTYVLDRMLKDGKITQKQHDETVKAPIEPHIKVAKNGCAAGSAAYFCAYVTAVLKQDPDIGADLLQKGGLKIYTTLDPAVQKAAQKAQDDWIPSYQDNMDLGSTSVSVEVSTGRVLAMAQNTDYVSSGKAKKGESSVVYAGSSKLGGSIGFNAGSTFKLFTLLDWLEQGKSVNQIVDGRKYNRTDWKDSCVDGGTVHVNDGDIPNYNKERGVFGTPMSFTKQSLNTGFMGMAQQLDLCDIGKVATRLGVTLGNGKPVGLATDGSDPDNPPLPAEIIGSDNVSPLAMAAAYATVANKGKYCEPKVIDKITDSSGKDVPVPDTTCEQVLDENVAATAAYALKGPLSQGGSGAQGNPNDGTELIGKTGTHNNLQTWLITSSTKVTTANWVGNADGGYHTTPDIFHRYYKYYQLSSLRYPLARQIQGAIDKIYKGGSFPQPDSSLTRQVLVNLPSVVGMSIDDATKTLTDAGFQVKVGKEVDSTVEKGKVAEQSPEAGKTAGGSLVTLSPSNGEGLEVPGVAGQAPAQAVASLRAAGFSNVTAACTQKDDGSGLVTGTSPGEGTAVSRDAAITVNYEADDCGGRPGDSGGPGNGNGRGN, encoded by the coding sequence ATGCCCCACTCGAAACGCAAGGCATCCGGCGTGCTCGGCGGCGTCCTCGGCCTCATCGGCCTGAGCGCTGTCGCCGGTGTCCTGATCACGGCGACCGTCACCCCCGCCGTCGCCGTCACCAGTGCCGCTGCCACCGGCGCGATCGACATGTTCAACAACCTGCCGAGCGTCTTGCAGATCGACAAGCTGATCCTGCCGTCGAAGATCTACTACACCGACGACAAGGGCAAGAACACCCTGATGGCGACGTATTACGACCAGAACAGGTCGCCGGTCACCTTCAAGCAGGTGAACACGGTGATGTATGACGCACTGCTCTCGAGCGAAGACCCCCGCTACTACGAGCACGGCGGCATCGATCTCATCGGCACGACCCGCGCGCTGATCTCGAACATCAAGGGCGGTTCGCAGACCCAGGGCGGGTCATCGATCAGCCAGCAGTACGTCAAGAACGTGCAGTTGAACAAGTGCTACTGGTCGGCCACGACCGACAAAGAGCTGAACGCCTGCTGGTTGAAGGCCAGTGACAGCAGCGGCGCAGACGGCTATGAGCGCAAGCTGCAGGAGATGCGCTACGCCATCTCGCTCGAGCAGAAGTACTCGAAGAACGACATCCTGGTCGGCTATCTGAACCTCGCGAACTTCGGCGGCACGACGTACGGCATCGAGGCCGCCGCGTGGCACTACTTCGGCGTGCACGCGAAGGATCTGAACCTCTCGCAGGCATCGACGCTCGCGGGCATGGTGCAGAACCCGAACACATACCGCATCGACATGGAGGGCGGTTCGGTCACCGACTCCGACGGCAACGGCGTCAACTCCAAGAAGGACGGCTACAAGCTCACCAAGCAGCGGCAGACCTACGTCTTGGACCGCATGCTCAAGGACGGCAAGATCACCCAGAAGCAGCACGACGAAACCGTCAAGGCGCCGATCGAACCCCACATCAAGGTGGCCAAGAACGGCTGCGCGGCCGGTTCGGCAGCCTACTTCTGCGCCTACGTGACGGCGGTTCTCAAGCAGGACCCGGATATCGGCGCCGACCTCCTGCAGAAGGGTGGTCTCAAGATCTACACCACGCTGGATCCGGCCGTGCAGAAGGCCGCCCAGAAGGCACAGGACGACTGGATCCCTTCCTACCAAGACAACATGGACCTCGGCTCAACCTCGGTGAGCGTCGAGGTCTCGACCGGACGGGTTCTGGCGATGGCGCAGAACACCGACTACGTCTCCAGCGGCAAGGCCAAGAAGGGCGAATCGTCGGTCGTCTACGCCGGTAGCAGCAAGCTCGGCGGTTCCATCGGCTTCAATGCTGGATCGACGTTCAAGCTGTTCACCCTCCTGGACTGGCTCGAGCAGGGCAAATCCGTCAACCAGATCGTGGACGGCCGCAAGTACAACCGCACCGATTGGAAGGACAGCTGCGTCGACGGCGGCACGGTGCATGTCAACGACGGCGACATCCCGAACTACAACAAGGAGCGGGGTGTGTTCGGCACGCCCATGTCGTTCACCAAGCAGTCGCTGAATACGGGGTTCATGGGTATGGCGCAGCAGCTGGATCTCTGCGACATCGGAAAGGTCGCCACCCGGCTCGGTGTCACGCTGGGCAACGGCAAGCCGGTCGGCCTGGCCACCGACGGCTCCGACCCGGACAACCCTCCGCTGCCGGCAGAGATCATCGGCTCCGATAACGTTTCGCCGCTGGCGATGGCCGCGGCATACGCGACCGTCGCGAACAAGGGTAAGTACTGCGAGCCGAAGGTCATCGACAAGATCACCGATTCTTCGGGGAAGGACGTGCCGGTCCCCGACACCACGTGCGAGCAGGTGCTCGACGAGAACGTCGCGGCGACGGCCGCGTATGCGCTCAAGGGGCCGCTGTCGCAAGGCGGCTCGGGGGCGCAGGGCAACCCGAACGACGGCACCGAGTTGATCGGCAAGACGGGTACCCACAACAACCTGCAGACATGGCTGATCACTTCGAGCACCAAGGTGACAACGGCAAACTGGGTCGGCAACGCCGACGGCGGCTACCACACGACGCCCGACATCTTCCACCGGTACTACAAGTACTATCAGCTCTCCAGCCTGCGATATCCGCTGGCACGGCAGATCCAGGGTGCCATCGACAAGATCTATAAGGGTGGTTCGTTCCCACAGCCCGATTCGTCCCTGACCCGACAGGTGCTCGTGAACCTCCCCTCGGTGGTCGGCATGTCGATCGATGACGCCACGAAGACGCTGACGGATGCCGGCTTCCAGGTGAAGGTCGGCAAGGAGGTCGACTCGACCGTGGAGAAGGGCAAGGTCGCTGAGCAGAGCCCCGAAGCCGGCAAGACGGCCGGCGGCAGCCTGGTGACGCTGAGTCCGAGCAACGGTGAGGGCCTGGAAGTGCCCGGCGTCGCCGGGCAGGCACCCGCGCAGGCGGTGGCCTCTCTGCGGGCTGCAGGGTTCAGCAATGTGACCGCGGCGTGCACGCAGAAGGACGACGGGTCGGGTCTGGTCACCGGCACCTCGCCGGGCGAGGGCACCGCCGTCAGCCGCGACGCCGCCATCACCGTGAACTACGAAGCCGACGACTGCGGCGGGCGCCCCGGTGACAGCGGCGGCCCCGGCAACGGCAACGGCCGCGGCAACTGA
- a CDS encoding HAD-IIB family hydrolase, translating to MPAPRLVAFDLDDTLAPSKSAIDPRMGELLVALAERVEVAVISGGQLAQFTTQVVDRLPDAAAAVRDSIHLLPTCGTQYYRLTENGVRTVYAHALTDDEKARALTAIEQEARRLGYWESETWGPILEDRGSQITFSALGQQAPLEAKSAWDPTGAKKNTLRAAVAALLPDLEVRSGGSTSVDITHRGIDKAYGMRQLAEQTGITLDDMLFVGDRLDPDGNDYPVLALGVRCHAVTGWEDTAVYLEDLIPTLPER from the coding sequence ATGCCCGCACCGCGCCTGGTCGCGTTCGACCTCGACGACACCCTCGCGCCGTCCAAGAGCGCGATCGATCCACGCATGGGTGAGCTGCTGGTCGCCCTCGCCGAGCGGGTGGAGGTCGCGGTGATCTCCGGCGGCCAGCTGGCGCAGTTCACCACGCAGGTCGTGGACAGGTTGCCGGATGCCGCAGCAGCCGTGCGCGACAGCATCCACCTTCTGCCCACCTGCGGCACGCAGTACTACCGTCTCACCGAGAACGGAGTGCGCACGGTGTACGCCCACGCCCTCACCGACGACGAGAAGGCGCGTGCGCTGACCGCGATCGAGCAGGAGGCCCGACGCCTGGGCTACTGGGAGAGCGAGACCTGGGGACCCATCCTCGAAGACCGCGGTTCGCAGATCACGTTCTCCGCGCTGGGCCAGCAGGCGCCTCTCGAGGCCAAGAGCGCCTGGGACCCCACCGGAGCCAAGAAGAACACGCTGCGGGCGGCTGTGGCCGCTCTGCTGCCCGATCTCGAGGTGCGCAGCGGCGGCTCGACCAGCGTCGACATCACCCACCGCGGCATCGATAAAGCGTACGGCATGCGCCAGCTCGCCGAGCAGACCGGTATCACCCTCGACGACATGCTCTTCGTCGGCGACCGCCTCGACCCCGACGGCAACGACTACCCCGTGCTCGCCCTCGGCGTGCGCTGCCATGCCGTCACCGGGTGGGAAGACACCGCCGTCTACCTTGAAGACCTGATTCCGACGCTGCCCGAACGCTGA
- a CDS encoding metallophosphoesterase, with translation MASPSSARAALTVLGTVGAVGVGAAVWGVGIERHLYTVRRHELRLLPHGARALRVLHLSDAHMAPWQHRKQRWIASLAALEPDVIVNTGDNIGHAEGLDGVRTAFAPFRGIPGVFVHGSNDLVAPAPRNPLKYFLGPSEHVPHATNLDPEALDSFLRDDLGWSDLNNAAATLTVGGTRIDAFGVSDAHRDWDRLDDLPDAIAGLGSGADLSWGVTHAPYRRVLDRFTDLGADVLFGGHTHGGQVRVPFSSKALVANCDIPLDQARGLSRWTHGGRTVPLNVSAGIGHSIYAPVRFGCRPEASLITLLPR, from the coding sequence ATGGCGAGTCCCTCGTCAGCGCGCGCCGCCCTCACCGTGCTCGGCACGGTGGGGGCGGTCGGCGTCGGCGCCGCCGTCTGGGGCGTCGGCATCGAACGTCACCTCTACACCGTGCGCCGACATGAGCTGCGCCTCCTCCCCCACGGCGCGCGGGCCCTTCGTGTGCTGCACCTCTCCGATGCGCACATGGCGCCCTGGCAGCACCGCAAGCAGCGCTGGATCGCTTCCCTCGCGGCGCTGGAGCCCGACGTCATCGTGAACACCGGCGACAACATCGGGCACGCCGAGGGGCTCGACGGCGTGCGCACCGCGTTCGCACCGTTCCGCGGCATCCCCGGTGTCTTCGTCCATGGGTCGAATGACCTCGTCGCGCCGGCACCGCGCAACCCGCTCAAGTACTTCCTCGGGCCTTCCGAACACGTGCCGCACGCGACGAACCTCGATCCGGAGGCCCTCGATTCGTTCCTGCGCGACGACCTCGGCTGGTCAGATCTGAACAACGCGGCCGCCACACTGACGGTGGGCGGAACGCGCATCGACGCCTTCGGTGTCAGCGACGCGCATCGCGACTGGGATCGGTTGGATGACCTGCCCGACGCCATCGCCGGGCTCGGCTCGGGCGCCGACCTCAGCTGGGGCGTCACTCATGCGCCCTACCGCCGTGTGCTCGACAGGTTCACGGATCTGGGCGCCGATGTCCTCTTCGGCGGCCACACCCACGGCGGACAGGTGCGCGTCCCCTTCTCATCGAAGGCACTCGTGGCCAACTGCGACATCCCCCTCGACCAGGCGCGCGGCCTGTCTCGCTGGACGCACGGCGGACGCACCGTGCCCCTGAACGTGAGCGCGGGTATCGGCCACTCGATCTACGCTCCGGTGCGCTTCGGCTGCCGCCCCGAGGCGTCGCTGATCACGCTCCTGCCGCGGTGA
- a CDS encoding transglycosylase domain-containing protein, with the protein MKRTVGGIVGGLLGLVALGVVAGLLVSMSLTPALAIAGVSASSAITTFDNLPSKLKIAKLQLPTTIYAKDPKTGKEKELTRYYDQNRIPVTWKEIAPVMYDAILSSEDPRFYSEGGIDLTGTARALLSNIRGDSDIQGGSTISQQYVKNVLVQDCYNGVEDEKDLTKKQKQKKIEECYSQATNDQGSEGYARKLQEMRYAIALTQRYSKNDILIGYLNIANFGGVTYGIEAAAEYYFGVHAKDLSLTQAATLAGMVQNPNTYRIDMTKGSVTDADGKAVNSKKDGYKLTKQRQLYVLGRMHLEGKITDAQYNDAVKAPITPHITAPKTGCGVTDAPYFCEYVTSIIRTDPAFGKTRDDREQALRQGGLNVYTTLDWHLQKVAQRTVSKYAPKKVSGFTYGSTIVNVQPSTGAIMSIAQNTKYNSVKASAGETSIVYAGDHNQGNTNGFPAGSSFKLFTLLAWLQSGHSLNEVVNGTVRVIPSLKNSCQGNWTNDGRVIVGNYRNEAGVYSTPLKFTEESLNSGYFGMAAEIDLCKAAKDAEALGVTYANGKTVQMTTQTSVIGNTAYGVSPIAMAGAYAAIANHGEFCKPYVISKVTDASGKELAAPDHSCKQIIDPKIAATAEYALQTVMHPGGTAAIANPNDGTKLFGKTGTNEGNQTWLITSSTAMTSLVWSGVVDAGSMALDKIDLFHYWYKGVDLADIRYAMSKSIQSAADDYYPGKALDQPDKKLLVYSNPYYVAPPPKKKDDGDKGSDKDKGSDKGSDKGSGGDKGSGDSGGGKGHGDHG; encoded by the coding sequence ATGAAACGGACTGTCGGCGGGATCGTCGGCGGTCTGCTCGGGCTTGTCGCGCTCGGCGTGGTCGCCGGCCTGCTGGTGAGCATGTCGCTGACTCCGGCCCTCGCGATTGCAGGAGTGAGCGCGAGCAGCGCCATCACGACCTTCGACAACCTGCCCAGCAAGCTGAAGATCGCCAAACTGCAGCTGCCCACCACGATCTATGCGAAGGATCCGAAGACCGGCAAGGAGAAGGAACTCACCCGGTACTACGACCAGAACCGCATTCCCGTCACGTGGAAGGAGATCGCGCCGGTCATGTACGACGCGATCCTCTCCAGCGAAGACCCGCGCTTCTACAGCGAGGGCGGCATCGACCTGACGGGGACGGCCCGCGCGCTCCTGTCGAACATCCGGGGCGACAGCGACATCCAGGGCGGATCGACGATCAGCCAGCAGTACGTGAAGAACGTGCTCGTGCAGGACTGCTACAACGGCGTCGAGGACGAGAAGGACCTCACCAAGAAGCAGAAGCAGAAGAAGATCGAGGAGTGCTACAGCCAGGCCACGAACGACCAGGGCTCGGAGGGTTACGCGCGCAAGCTGCAGGAGATGCGCTACGCCATTGCGCTGACGCAGCGGTACTCCAAGAACGACATTCTGATCGGGTATCTCAACATCGCCAACTTCGGCGGCGTGACGTACGGCATCGAGGCGGCTGCCGAATACTACTTCGGCGTGCATGCCAAGGACCTGAGCTTGACGCAGGCGGCGACGCTGGCCGGCATGGTGCAGAACCCGAACACGTACCGCATCGACATGACGAAGGGTTCTGTGACCGATGCCGACGGCAAGGCCGTCAATTCGAAGAAGGACGGCTACAAGCTGACCAAGCAGCGCCAGTTGTACGTGCTGGGGCGCATGCATCTTGAGGGCAAGATCACCGACGCGCAGTACAACGACGCGGTGAAGGCGCCTATCACACCTCACATCACGGCTCCCAAGACGGGGTGCGGCGTCACCGACGCGCCTTACTTCTGCGAGTACGTCACCTCGATCATCCGCACCGACCCGGCATTCGGGAAGACGCGCGACGATCGGGAGCAGGCCCTGCGCCAGGGCGGTCTGAACGTCTACACGACGCTCGACTGGCACCTGCAGAAGGTCGCGCAGCGCACGGTGTCGAAGTACGCACCGAAGAAGGTGAGCGGTTTCACCTACGGATCGACGATCGTCAACGTGCAGCCCTCGACGGGGGCGATCATGTCGATCGCGCAGAACACGAAGTACAACAGCGTGAAGGCGTCCGCCGGTGAGACCTCGATCGTGTATGCGGGCGACCACAACCAGGGAAACACGAACGGGTTCCCCGCCGGTTCATCGTTCAAACTGTTCACGCTGCTGGCGTGGCTGCAGTCGGGACATTCGCTCAACGAGGTCGTCAACGGCACGGTCCGCGTCATCCCGAGCCTGAAGAACTCGTGTCAAGGTAACTGGACGAACGACGGTCGCGTGATCGTCGGCAACTACCGAAACGAGGCGGGCGTGTACAGCACACCGCTCAAGTTCACCGAGGAGTCGCTGAACTCGGGGTACTTCGGCATGGCTGCGGAGATCGACCTGTGCAAGGCGGCGAAGGATGCTGAAGCGCTGGGCGTCACGTATGCGAACGGCAAGACCGTCCAGATGACGACGCAGACTTCTGTCATCGGGAACACGGCTTACGGCGTCTCCCCCATCGCCATGGCCGGCGCGTACGCGGCGATCGCGAACCATGGGGAGTTCTGCAAGCCCTACGTCATCTCGAAGGTCACCGACGCGTCGGGCAAGGAGCTGGCCGCCCCCGACCACAGCTGCAAGCAGATCATCGACCCCAAGATTGCGGCCACCGCCGAGTATGCCCTGCAGACCGTCATGCACCCCGGCGGTACCGCCGCGATCGCAAACCCCAACGACGGAACCAAGCTGTTCGGCAAGACGGGAACGAATGAGGGCAACCAGACATGGCTGATCACGTCGAGCACGGCGATGACTTCGCTGGTGTGGTCGGGCGTGGTCGACGCCGGATCTATGGCGCTGGACAAGATCGACCTGTTCCACTACTGGTACAAGGGCGTGGATCTCGCCGACATCCGCTACGCGATGTCTAAGAGCATCCAGAGCGCGGCTGACGACTACTACCCGGGCAAGGCACTGGACCAGCCGGACAAGAAGCTGCTCGTCTACTCCAACCCCTACTACGTGGCACCGCCGCCCAAGAAGAAGGATGACGGCGACAAGGGATCCGACAAAGACAAGGGCTCTGACAAGGGATCCGACAAGGGCTCGGGCGGCGACAAGGGGTCGGGTGACTCCGGCGGCGGCAAGGGACACGGCGACCACGGCTGA
- a CDS encoding LacI family DNA-binding transcriptional regulator has translation MAARVTITEVAARAGVSISSVSAALNGRPGVSDRTREKIVALAEELGFVPSVRGRSLAGKRTYAVGLVVHRDPDVLELDPFFGAFIGGIESYIDRYGFALVLQTSSSRDQVLDRYRRLAAGRRVDGVFLNELEVDDARIDVVRELGLPTVGINADADFPLPSVRQDHAEGIRDTVEHLVALGHRDIAFVGGPPHYVHSRQRERAWRESITACGLSPRRVVLGAFTYESGLAAAAQLLAGDERPTAVVCANDLSAMGFIAQAEHLGLSVPRDLSVTGFDGIQLGAYLRPSLTTVQTSPKALGAEAARMLLALLDDVDVADTDIPAASFVVRDSTGPAPR, from the coding sequence ATGGCTGCACGCGTGACCATCACTGAGGTCGCCGCGCGCGCCGGTGTCTCCATCAGCTCGGTCTCGGCCGCGCTCAACGGCCGCCCCGGAGTGTCGGACCGCACCCGCGAGAAGATCGTCGCCCTCGCTGAGGAGCTCGGCTTCGTGCCGTCGGTGCGCGGTCGCAGTCTGGCGGGCAAGCGCACATACGCCGTCGGACTGGTCGTGCACCGCGACCCCGATGTGCTCGAGCTCGACCCGTTCTTCGGCGCGTTCATCGGCGGGATCGAGTCGTACATCGACCGGTACGGCTTCGCGCTCGTGCTGCAGACGAGTTCGAGCAGGGATCAGGTGCTCGATCGTTACCGCCGACTGGCGGCGGGCCGCCGAGTCGACGGGGTCTTCCTCAACGAGCTCGAGGTCGACGACGCGCGCATCGATGTGGTCCGCGAGCTCGGCCTGCCGACCGTCGGCATCAATGCCGACGCCGACTTCCCCCTGCCGAGCGTCCGGCAGGACCACGCCGAGGGGATCCGCGACACCGTCGAGCACCTCGTCGCGCTCGGACACCGCGACATCGCATTCGTGGGCGGGCCACCGCACTACGTGCACTCGCGCCAGCGCGAGCGCGCGTGGCGCGAGAGCATCACCGCCTGCGGACTCTCGCCGCGTCGCGTCGTCCTCGGAGCCTTCACCTACGAGAGTGGTCTCGCTGCGGCGGCGCAGCTGCTCGCGGGCGACGAGCGACCCACTGCGGTCGTCTGCGCGAACGACCTGTCGGCCATGGGCTTCATCGCCCAGGCCGAGCACCTGGGCCTGTCAGTGCCCCGCGATCTGTCGGTGACCGGCTTCGACGGCATCCAGCTCGGCGCCTATCTGCGACCCTCGCTGACCACTGTGCAGACCTCGCCCAAGGCGTTGGGGGCAGAGGCCGCACGTATGCTCCTCGCTCTGCTGGACGATGTCGACGTCGCAGACACCGATATCCCCGCGGCCTCGTTCGTCGTCCGCGACTCCACCGGCCCCGCTCCGCGCTGA